Proteins found in one Balaenoptera ricei isolate mBalRic1 chromosome 18, mBalRic1.hap2, whole genome shotgun sequence genomic segment:
- the SERTM1 gene encoding serine-rich and transmembrane domain-containing protein 1 → MSEPDSSSVFSGSMENGTFLELFPTSLSTSVDPSSGHLSNVYIYVSIFLSLLAFLLLLLIIALQRLKNIISSSSSYPEYPSDAGSSFTNLEVCSISSQRSTFSNLSS, encoded by the coding sequence ATGTCTGAACCTGACTCTTCATCTGTATTCTCGGGGAGTATGGAGAATGGAACTTTCCTCGAGCTATTTCCCACATCCCTGTCCACATCGGTGGACCCGTCCTCAGGCCACCTGTCAAATGTCTATATCTATGTGTCCATATTCCTCAGCCTGTTAGCCTTCCTGCTTCTACTTTTAATCATTGCCCTCCAGAGGCTCAAAAATATCATCTCCTCCAGTTCCTCCTACCCGGAGTATCCAAGCGACGCTGGAAGTTCTTTCACCAACTTGGAAGTCTGCAGTATTTCCTCGCAAAGGTCCACTTTTTCAAACCTTTCCTCctga